The DNA sequence aatatatacattttcttttttttctttctccgaacccaacaaaaaaaaaaaaacctaaaaagtAATCTTTATTTTCTTGATTGTCCGTACACATGGCGGAGGAATTCGACAAGGCTGTGGAAGATGGTCTCAGGCTTTCTAAGCGGCTTTACTTCGGGAAAGACAGAGCAGTGGCTCCACCGAAGCCGTTGCCGTCGATGATGAAGCCGGGGACTCACTCATACCTGCCGACGGCGCCGATGGTGTATGCGGTGATCTACGACCCGGCTATTGTGGACAATCCAGATATTCCGAGTTACCAGCCGCACGTGCATGGCAGGAGTGATCATCCGGCGCTTATTCCGTTACATATGCACGGGATTGAGCTGGAGGTGGATTGTAATTTGGACACGGCGTTTGTGAGGGTCGTTGGATCTTGGAGGCTTCATTGTGTTATGGGTAGTAAGAGCTGTAGCTGTCGAGTTGTGATCCCCATGGGTGACCAGGTGCGTAAATTTAATACTGGAGAATTTTGGAATTTCGAAAGTCAATGCGTGAATTTGGTGTTAGCTTACGCTATAGCTACCTAAAAGTATTTGGGTCCCAGTTTAGATTGTAAAGTAGGAGTTCTGGGCCAACTTTGGTCCTTCATGTGGTTGAAAATGCTGAAGCTAGTTGCTGTTCCTAAGGCTGAAACCGAAAACGATAGTGTGATTCAATATGAATTAGtcctaatttttaatttaaagaaTATGAAAACACGAGGAGTTTTCTTAAATTTAGTTTGCTTGCTGGGTATTGTTAAATTTTCATATTCActagtttttgttttttgtaaGAATAATAGCTCTATTGTCTCTCTCTTTGTTTCGTCACTGACAAATGTAGtcctttttgtttgtttttactGTTCTCAATGTGTTTGTATTATTTGGCTAACAGGGTTCAATTCTAGGTGTTGAGGTTGAGGTGTCTAGAAAATCCTATCGTACGCAACTGGTAAAATTGGAAGACGATAAGGATACAGAAAAGTCATCTTCTACATATGGAGGTTTCCTGAAGCCCCATATATTTACCATGACAGTTCCACAGGTACATACTTGTAATATTTTACTGCAAATTCATTCTTTAAGTTGGTTTCTTCTGTATCTGGGAATAcattaattcattttttttttacttaaaagaAATCAATTCTTGTTCTCCTTGAAGGTTGACGGGGGTTCCATTCTCTCTATTAGCATGAGTTGGTCTCAGAAATTAGTGTACAATGATGGTCAGTTCACTTTGAATGTACCCTTTACATTTCCCGACTATGTCACTCctgttgtaaaaaaaatttcaaagaaagaGAAGATCGAATTGAATGTGAATGCTGGTACTGGAACTGAAGTGTTATGTCAGGCAGTCAGTCATCCTTTAAAGGtgcatttttattaaaattctaAGGTCCTTTTATCTTTGTAATAGtcctatttttcttatttaaattcCTGATTTTTCAGCAAGTAAGGAGAAATGCGGGAAAAATGGGATTTTTATACGAATCTGAAATCTATTCTTGGTCAACTACAGACGTTAGCTTCTCATACTCAGTAAGACTCAACTTTACTTTTGCTTCCACTTCATCTTGATGTTGCTATATACCTACGTTATACAGTGGTGGACCCAAATGGGTCCTAGgcagttcaatttttttttaatatgcaaTTTGATTTGTATTTTAGCCCTTTATGTATTTTACACCACATCCCCCCCTCCCCCCCGCCCTCTTAACATATAATAACTATTAAATTTAGGCCCTTGATAGAATAAAGTTTAGAGTCGGCCTTCTGATCACTATATGGCTACTAACTTGTTCAATGATGGTCCTTTACATTGTAAAACCACTTGAAACTAACTGCAAAGGGATATTCAGaagtgcatttttatttggatgTGTGCAGATTCCAAGCATTCTTATTCTAGTTTGTTTATGTGTCTTAGGTTTCTTCTGATCACTATATGGCTACTAACTTGTTCAATGATGGTCCTTTACATTGTAAAACCACTTGAAACTAACTGCAAAGGGatattcagaaatgcatttttatttggatgTGTGCAGATTCCAAGCATTCTTATTCTAGTTTGTTCATGTGTCTTAGGTTTCTTCAAGCAGCATTCATGGTACTGTTTTCTTGCAATCTCCATTAGTTCATGAAGCTGATCAAAGAGAGATGTTCTGTGTCTATTTATTTCCAGGAAATCAGCAGAGTAGGAAGGTTGGTTGGTCCTATACCTCATTGAACTCTTATTTCTTtggttattatatttttttttgccaaTATATTTTCCAATTTCTTTTGATTGTGTAGGTATTCAGGAAGGATATAGTATTTGTTGTTGATATAAGTGGAAGCATGCGAGGAAAGCCAATTGACGATACCAGAAATGCACTCTCTGACGCTCTCTCTAAGCTTGATCCAGAAGATTCATTTAGCATCATAGCATTTAACGGAGAGATTTTTCTGTTCTCAACATCAATGGAAGCAGCTACAACGGAGGCCATTGAAAGGGCCACTGAGTGGATGACTATGAATTTTATTGCTGGTGGTGGCACCAATATATTGCTTCCTTTAAACAAGGTATGTTTTTCTTGTTCTCTTCAACTGGGATTCACCATATAATACCTTCTTATTCTTGGTTGCACACGCAAGTGGTGCATTATTTGTATGCAGGTTTAGATAGATAAAAATCTGGCATTATTTCAAGGTCTTTCTGAAGTCTTTATGGTTTTCTGATTGTCCATTTCTGATTTTCCATGCATGTTTATATGCTCTGGAAATAATTAAGTTAAAGGAACTAGGATGATGTTTTGTGCACCAATACTCTTAAGAACATTAGACAATAGAACAGTGAAAATTAGCCGAACAGCCAAGCAAGCCAAGAGTtggtatttttgaataaaaCCAGTTGTGGAAATGAACAAACTATTGCTCCTATCGGACCCTATGATGCAGTGAGTGAGTACTCAATTCATGAATTCCCACAACTACCCCCTTACTCACCTATATATACCATCCAATTCCCCAGTCATTATTACAATTGCTTAGATACCCTTTTCCATCTACTATACTCTCATTCTACTCATCCTACCGATCCTGGGATCTACCATAGGACCATTTACGTTACAAGTTTAAGGTGCTTTATAAGCCTAAAACTGCTATAATTCAAGTCCTTGTTATGTAAATTTCCATCTGGATTAGACTACTTGATATAGGGGAAGTTAACTTTTATTAAGTAAACAGCTAAATCATTATTCTTTTTTGAATCAGCATACAAATATTGGCTGAGTTGTGCTGGGCTTATTTTCATTCTTATTTTTGCTTTAGGCACTAGAAATGCTATCAAATCCTCGGGGTTCAACTCCGATAATTTTTCTTGTCACTGATGGGGCTGTTGAAGATGAGAGACAAATATGTGATATCGTGAACAATCATGTTGCAGAAATGGGATCAAAATGTCCACGTATATACACCTTTGGCATAGGTAATGGTTAATACACTTTCTGTAACAATTGTTTCCAAATCAGACTCTTTCTTATGATTTTAAGTGGCTTCACAAATTTTCATTTCCACTCTAGGTAGATAACCTGAATTTCTTTAAGCGACACCATGGGGCTTGGTGTTGTTGTTGAAGTGTTAAACtcctttgtaatttttcatctaTGTTTGATAATAGGCTCATTTTGCAACCACCATTTTCTGCGGATGCTTGCATTGATCAGCAGGGGACAATATGATGCTGCTTATGATGCAGGCAAGTGTTTTCTTCTTTATATCTATATTAGCTTTTTTAACTTATGTAGAGAAGCTTGAAAACTTTTACCCTCTCCTTGGAATTTGGATTTTAGCGAGGAAAGTAAGTTTATGAGAAAGTTCGAGAGTTAAGTTCaatgtaattttataaaaattagaacatttaataaagtctcttataGATTTTTTCTCACCAAAGACTTTCTTGAAAAAATTGAGTTCTGAACAAAGCCTAAAGTGTTCTGAATTAAAGAATCAGGACTTCAAATGGTGCATTTCAAAGCTAATTATCCATGAAGCTTGTTGCTTTGATTGTTGGTTTTCTTAAGTGAAGACCGGGGATCTGTCCGAATTTGGTTATGTGCTGATTATCTTTCCTGACTGACAGATTTGGTGGAAGCTCgattacaaaaattatttactAGAGCTTCATCTTTGCTTCTTTCAAATGTAACATTTGACGCATTGGATAGTCTTGGTGAAGTTGAGGTATGTATTCTGACCTTCATTTTCCATTTTTTTATCCATGGTAAATAAAAACGAAATCATGCTTCAACCTGTTCAAATGTTTATGTTTCACTACATCTTTTTAGTGGTTCTTGCTTACCTGCTGTGTGTTCTATATTGACTAAAAACTGGCTCCCTTCGATCACTTTGTTAGGTGTTTCCTACTCGAATACCAGACCTTTCGTCTGAGGATCCACTAGTTGTATTTGGCAGATATCAAGGAAAATTCCCCAACTCTTGTAAAGCTAAAGGTGTCTTGGCCGGTTTGAATAGTTTTGTAATAGATTTGAAAATACATAATGCAAAGGACGTACCACTTAACAAGGTAAGGCATCTAATATTTAGCCACCTTTTTCATATTTTAGTTTCTAATTGTCGTTGTTTAGTAATTTGGTGTTTTGTTTTGGTCATAATAGATATTTGCAAAAGAACAGATTGATCAGCTTACTGCTCGGGCATGGTTTACAGAAAATAAAGAACTCGAGGATAAGGTTTGTTGCTTGATCCTAACAATAACCCGTAAAgacgtaaaaaataaaaaattactaataattTGATGATGTTACAACATTTAagtcataattttttttctaattccaCATCTACATGACCAACAATATTACTTTATCGTGTGTAGAAGACTTGGCATGAAATGCTTTTAAAAGTTCACTATTTCCTGTAAAATAAATACTGTTCCTCTTATTTGACAGATTTCCAAAATGAGCATACAAACTGGGGTAGTATCTGAGTATACTCGGATGATTGTACTTGAGACAATAGGGAAGAAAATTCAAGATGGACTACAACAGGTACTCATATAACTATTGTTACACTATacaaaataatatctaattatAGTTTTTTGTACTGCTATGTGGTTTTCCACCAAATGCAATAAATTTGTTACAATTTCTATTATCaatgttattattgttataaaccattgattttctttttctaatgaACCCAACCatctcaaaaatacaaaaaacaaGCAGGTACCAAAGAAAAGCCTACCCCCAAAAAAGGCAGCTGCTGAAAAACAGAAGGTGATACCAATGCCAAGTCTATGTATTGGCTTTGGAAACTTGACTGCAACGGCTGAAAACGTTCCTCCAGGATGTGAAGAAGCAAAACTTCCTGAAGTTGCGGAAATGTTCGTGAAGGCAGCTTCGAGTTGTTGCGGCAACATCTTTAGACACTGCTGCTGCATGTGCTGCATCCAATGTTGTTCCAGGATGAACGACCAATGCGCAATCGTACTAGCCCAGATATGTACCGCACTGGCAATATTTGGCTGCCTTGAATGTTGTTCATTATGCTGTGCCGATAACGAATAGAAAATTCAGTCCGAACagattattttattgttacaaATAGTTTTTACACTTGTAATAGAGATGTGTAATGTAAATGAAAATGAGGCTTCGTGACACTGGTTCAACACTTGTATAATCTTGAGTCTAATCCTCTTCAACATGTTCCTCAATTTTTAACTctgtctcttcttcttctccggaGTCATCTGATCTGTGGTGGAAGGTCTCTTGGATCTTCGTTACTCCCTTCTCCACAGGTCCCATTGCTTGATTTATAGTCAATACAACATCGCTCACAACCTGTCAAATTGGCATTATTTAAGATTTAAgcctatatatgtatatatatatatatatatcttgttTTTTCAAGAGAAAATAGTTGTACTTACATGGTGACCACCTTCAAGAACTATGTCCTGAACACTCTCGGTCACACTAGTTCCAGGAGCTTCAACCTTAATTTCTTGCTTCTCAAGCGCAGCTGGGGTGTCATTGTCACCATCTTCTAATTTAACTTCTCTGCTTGATTCAGCAGTGACACTCCAATGCTTGATAGCCGGTACATAGTGGTACCGCTCCGTCGAAAAGACATACATATGAGCAACAGCTGCAATAGCCATCTGCCAAGCCAGTAAACATAAACCTGCATCATCTTTGCTTTAGGAGTATAATAGCAAAACCAGACATTTCACCTCATTAATAAGGCCAAGACCAACAAGGACATATTCTAATCAGATTATGAAAGTGCACTATCTTATATTAACAGAACAAATAAAGGCAAGCCAATGTAGAAAAACAGAGTTGGTAAAAGAATTTAGTGAAGGGACTCACTTCTATGCAAATCAAGAAATCCTGCAATCCACTCTGTAATTCTCCCTGTTTAGGTATAGCTCCAAAAGCACGCAGTAGAGCAATAGCTACACCTTGCCACCAAGTGGCAAATACAATAGCCTTGAAACTTATGAACTTTGCAAGTGGTTTTATTGGTTGAAGTCTTTCATGAGTTACATTGTAGAATTGCACAAGGCAATACAGAGCCCACATctggctgaaatttagtaccaCTGCTAGGTAGGGATATCTACAACAAAAGTTAAGATGTCAAAACTAGAACTTGTTATgttaacttgaaaattaaagttaaaaaaggctcattaaattttgttttcagAAGGGTTAATGATAATAATGAGAAACCTACCCATAATACCACTTAAATTCTCCATCACCATAAACGCCTAGGAGCTCCAACAATAATGCTAAGAAGGCACAAACGGTTTTCAGAATCATCTGAGCTAATGAAAAAAACAATATATGAGAATAAAGAtttctttttaagaaaaaagaaatgatGAAGAAGCT is a window from the Cannabis sativa cultivar Pink pepper isolate KNU-18-1 chromosome 1, ASM2916894v1, whole genome shotgun sequence genome containing:
- the LOC115725393 gene encoding uncharacterized protein LOC115725393 isoform X1; the encoded protein is MAEEFDKAVEDGLRLSKRLYFGKDRAVAPPKPLPSMMKPGTHSYLPTAPMVYAVIYDPAIVDNPDIPSYQPHVHGRSDHPALIPLHMHGIELEVDCNLDTAFVRVVGSWRLHCVMGSKSCSCRVVIPMGDQGSILGVEVEVSRKSYRTQLVKLEDDKDTEKSSSTYGGFLKPHIFTMTVPQVDGGSILSISMSWSQKLVYNDGQFTLNVPFTFPDYVTPVVKKISKKEKIELNVNAGTGTEVLCQAVSHPLKQVRRNAGKMGFLYESEIYSWSTTDVSFSYSVSSSSIHGTVFLQSPLVHEADQREMFCVYLFPGNQQSRKVFRKDIVFVVDISGSMRGKPIDDTRNALSDALSKLDPEDSFSIIAFNGEIFLFSTSMEAATTEAIERATEWMTMNFIAGGGTNILLPLNKALEMLSNPRGSTPIIFLVTDGAVEDERQICDIVNNHVAEMGSKCPRIYTFGIGSFCNHHFLRMLALISRGQYDAAYDADLVEARLQKLFTRASSLLLSNVTFDALDSLGEVEVFPTRIPDLSSEDPLVVFGRYQGKFPNSCKAKGVLAGLNSFVIDLKIHNAKDVPLNKIFAKEQIDQLTARAWFTENKELEDKISKMSIQTGVVSEYTRMIVLETIGKKIQDGLQQVPKKSLPPKKAAAEKQKVIPMPSLCIGFGNLTATAENVPPGCEEAKLPEVAEMFVKAASSCCGNIFRHCCCMCCIQCCSRMNDQCAIVLAQICTALAIFGCLECCSLCCADNE
- the LOC115725393 gene encoding uncharacterized protein LOC115725393 isoform X2; this translates as MWLKMLKLVAVPKAETENDSVIQYELVLIFNLKNMKTRGVFLNLVCLLGVEVEVSRKSYRTQLVKLEDDKDTEKSSSTYGGFLKPHIFTMTVPQVDGGSILSISMSWSQKLVYNDGQFTLNVPFTFPDYVTPVVKKISKKEKIELNVNAGTGTEVLCQAVSHPLKQVRRNAGKMGFLYESEIYSWSTTDVSFSYSVSSSSIHGTVFLQSPLVHEADQREMFCVYLFPGNQQSRKVFRKDIVFVVDISGSMRGKPIDDTRNALSDALSKLDPEDSFSIIAFNGEIFLFSTSMEAATTEAIERATEWMTMNFIAGGGTNILLPLNKALEMLSNPRGSTPIIFLVTDGAVEDERQICDIVNNHVAEMGSKCPRIYTFGIGSFCNHHFLRMLALISRGQYDAAYDADLVEARLQKLFTRASSLLLSNVTFDALDSLGEVEVFPTRIPDLSSEDPLVVFGRYQGKFPNSCKAKGVLAGLNSFVIDLKIHNAKDVPLNKIFAKEQIDQLTARAWFTENKELEDKISKMSIQTGVVSEYTRMIVLETIGKKIQDGLQQVPKKSLPPKKAAAEKQKVIPMPSLCIGFGNLTATAENVPPGCEEAKLPEVAEMFVKAASSCCGNIFRHCCCMCCIQCCSRMNDQCAIVLAQICTALAIFGCLECCSLCCADNE
- the LOC115725394 gene encoding protein LAZ1 homolog 2 isoform X2, which gives rise to MEMVINNDDYYSSVSESEIMYRKIHEPGLIVEQKWIVAVLFIVPAYATESVISLWNPKFSLACDILRNCYEAFALYSFGSYLIACLGGERSVIEELENESRKLLNKPLIEEASENHINERNRSFWNFFTRPCVLGKELLTIEKFGLVQYMILKTVCAFLALLLELLGVYGDGEFKWYYGYPYLAVVLNFSQMWALYCLVQFYNVTHERLQPIKPLAKFISFKAIVFATWWQGVAIALLRAFGAIPKQGELQSGLQDFLICIEMAIAAVAHMYVFSTERYHYVPAIKHWSVTAESSREVKLEDGDNDTPAALEKQEIKVEAPGTSVTESVQDIVLEGGHHVVSDVVLTINQAMGPVEKGVTKIQETFHHRSDDSGEEEETELKIEEHVEED
- the LOC115725394 gene encoding protein LAZ1 homolog 2 isoform X1, producing the protein MEMVINNDDYYSSVSESEIMYRKIHEPGLIVASCFALVAFSLSIFLIFQHLRSYTNPPEQKWIVAVLFIVPAYATESVISLWNPKFSLACDILRNCYEAFALYSFGSYLIACLGGERSVIEELENESRKLLNKPLIEEASENHINERNRSFWNFFTRPCVLGKELLTIEKFGLVQYMILKTVCAFLALLLELLGVYGDGEFKWYYGYPYLAVVLNFSQMWALYCLVQFYNVTHERLQPIKPLAKFISFKAIVFATWWQGVAIALLRAFGAIPKQGELQSGLQDFLICIEMAIAAVAHMYVFSTERYHYVPAIKHWSVTAESSREVKLEDGDNDTPAALEKQEIKVEAPGTSVTESVQDIVLEGGHHVVSDVVLTINQAMGPVEKGVTKIQETFHHRSDDSGEEEETELKIEEHVEED